One segment of Burkholderia multivorans ATCC BAA-247 DNA contains the following:
- the iolG gene encoding inositol 2-dehydrogenase, which translates to MIEFALFGAGRIGKIHAANLARHPGATLKYVVDRHAPSADALARAHGAQAADVERALGDASVGAVVIASSTDTHADLIVAAANAGKAVFCEKPVDLGVERARECAQRVRQSGITCMIGFQRRFDPTFAALKARVERGEIGDPEMLIVTSRDPGAPPADYIRSSGGIFKDMLIHDFDVFRWMLGDEAQTLHATGSCLTDPAVRDAGDIDSTAVTIRTRRGLLCQINTSRRAAYGYDQRFELLGSRGMLQAGNVRPTEVSVWSAQGIATDVPEPFFLERYRHAYAAELAHFVDALRDGTQVRTTIDDGLAALELAEAATTSWRTGRAIDL; encoded by the coding sequence ATGATCGAATTCGCACTGTTCGGCGCCGGCCGAATCGGCAAGATCCACGCCGCAAACCTCGCGCGCCATCCCGGCGCGACGCTGAAGTACGTGGTCGACCGGCACGCACCGTCGGCCGACGCACTCGCACGCGCGCACGGCGCGCAGGCCGCCGACGTCGAACGCGCGCTCGGCGACGCATCGGTCGGCGCGGTCGTCATCGCGTCGAGCACCGACACGCATGCGGACCTGATCGTCGCGGCCGCGAACGCCGGCAAGGCGGTGTTCTGCGAGAAGCCGGTCGACCTCGGCGTCGAACGAGCGCGCGAATGCGCGCAACGCGTTCGGCAAAGCGGCATCACGTGCATGATCGGCTTCCAGCGCCGCTTCGATCCGACCTTCGCCGCGCTGAAGGCGCGCGTCGAGCGCGGCGAGATCGGCGATCCGGAAATGCTGATCGTCACGAGCCGCGATCCGGGCGCGCCGCCGGCCGACTACATCCGCAGCTCGGGCGGCATCTTCAAGGACATGCTGATCCACGACTTCGATGTGTTCCGCTGGATGCTCGGCGACGAAGCGCAGACGTTGCATGCGACCGGCAGCTGCCTGACCGATCCTGCGGTGCGCGATGCGGGCGACATCGATTCGACGGCCGTGACGATCCGCACGCGACGCGGGCTGCTGTGTCAGATCAACACGTCGCGTCGCGCCGCGTACGGCTACGACCAGCGCTTCGAACTGCTCGGCAGCCGCGGGATGCTGCAGGCCGGCAACGTGCGGCCGACCGAAGTGAGCGTGTGGTCCGCGCAGGGCATCGCGACGGACGTACCCGAGCCGTTCTTCCTCGAACGCTATCGGCATGCCTACGCGGCTGAGCTCGCGCATTTCGTCGACGCGCTGCGCGACGGCACACAGGTTCGGACGACGATCGACGACGGGCTTGCGGCGCTCGAGCTCGCCGAAGCCGCGACGACGTCGTGGCGCACGGGGCGCGCGATCGACCTGTGA
- a CDS encoding LacI family DNA-binding transcriptional regulator produces MADPSGPRWRKRTARFDEIAALAGVSTTTVDRVLNERGSVSARARERVVAAARQLGVPRQLPDTRHGLVHVDVLLPDTDAPFFHRLQQALQRSLQMLDRRVVVHRTIVAAADDARAAALIERPAYRRAALIVTAHDTPRVRDALTAAIARGEHVVTMVTDIGGIARVHYAGIDNYRAGRTAGYYIGRLAARPGRVLLLGGRMAYRAHAQRMAGCMDQLGEAFGALRCDAPIETLDEDDRCYRAVTNALRAGDEVAAIYNSGAGSAGIEAALRNAGAAGRVVWIGHEMLDQHRAYIEAGSMDIAIDQDPDGQAISALQHVLHACGIVEQRPPADPVEFRVFCAANVRTSAYLPA; encoded by the coding sequence ATGGCCGACCCTTCCGGTCCGCGCTGGCGCAAGCGCACCGCGCGCTTCGACGAGATCGCCGCGCTCGCGGGTGTCAGCACGACGACCGTCGACCGCGTGCTGAACGAGCGCGGCAGCGTGTCGGCCCGCGCGCGCGAACGCGTGGTGGCGGCCGCGCGCCAGCTCGGCGTGCCGCGCCAGCTGCCCGACACGCGGCACGGGCTCGTCCACGTCGACGTGCTGTTGCCCGACACCGACGCGCCGTTCTTCCACCGGCTGCAGCAGGCGCTGCAGCGCTCGCTGCAGATGCTCGACCGGCGCGTCGTCGTGCATCGAACCATCGTCGCCGCCGCCGACGACGCGCGTGCCGCCGCGCTGATCGAACGTCCCGCATACCGGCGCGCGGCGCTGATCGTCACCGCGCACGACACGCCGCGCGTGCGCGACGCGCTGACCGCCGCGATCGCGCGCGGCGAGCACGTCGTGACGATGGTGACGGACATCGGCGGCATTGCTCGCGTCCACTATGCGGGCATCGACAACTACCGCGCCGGACGCACGGCCGGCTACTACATCGGCCGGCTCGCCGCGCGGCCCGGGCGCGTGCTGCTGCTCGGCGGCCGCATGGCTTACCGCGCGCACGCGCAGCGCATGGCCGGCTGCATGGATCAGCTCGGCGAAGCGTTCGGCGCGTTGCGCTGCGACGCGCCGATCGAAACGCTCGACGAGGACGACCGCTGCTACCGCGCGGTCACGAACGCATTGCGCGCGGGCGACGAGGTCGCCGCAATCTACAACAGCGGTGCCGGGTCGGCCGGCATCGAAGCCGCGCTGCGCAACGCGGGCGCGGCCGGCCGCGTCGTCTGGATCGGGCACGAGATGCTCGATCAGCACCGCGCGTATATCGAGGCCGGTTCGATGGACATCGCGATCGACCAGGACCCGGACGGTCAGGCGATCTCCGCGCTGCAGCACGTGCTGCACGCGTGCGGCATCGTCGAGCAGCGGCCGCCCGCCGACCCCGTCGAATTCCGCGTGTTCTGCGCCGCGAACGTGCGCACGAGCGCGTATCTGCCGGCCTGA
- a CDS encoding MIP/aquaporin family protein, giving the protein MSPYIAEFIGTAILVLLGNGAVANVLLAKTKGKGADLIVIVMGWAMAVFVAVYVTASFSGAHLNPIVTISLALAGKFPWAKVGGYVLAQMLGGMAGALLVWLAYRQHFAKEADADLKLAVFCTAPAIRSVTHNVLTEAICTFVLILGVLYLASPQVGLGALDALPVGLLVLGIGISLGGPTGYAMSPARDLSPRIMHALLPIPGKRDSDWRYAWVPVIGPLLGGAAAAALYLHLHTTV; this is encoded by the coding sequence ATGTCACCCTATATCGCAGAATTCATCGGCACGGCGATCCTCGTGCTGCTCGGCAACGGCGCGGTCGCGAACGTCCTGCTCGCGAAGACCAAAGGCAAAGGCGCCGATCTGATCGTGATCGTGATGGGATGGGCGATGGCCGTATTCGTCGCCGTCTACGTGACCGCATCGTTCAGCGGCGCGCATCTGAACCCGATCGTCACGATCAGTCTCGCGCTCGCCGGCAAGTTCCCGTGGGCGAAAGTCGGCGGCTACGTGCTCGCACAGATGCTCGGCGGGATGGCCGGCGCGCTGCTCGTCTGGCTCGCGTATCGCCAGCACTTCGCGAAGGAAGCCGATGCGGACCTGAAGCTCGCGGTGTTCTGCACCGCGCCCGCGATCCGCAGCGTCACGCATAACGTGCTGACCGAAGCGATCTGTACCTTCGTGCTGATCCTCGGCGTGCTCTATCTCGCGTCGCCGCAGGTCGGACTCGGTGCACTCGACGCGCTGCCCGTCGGCCTGCTCGTGCTCGGCATCGGCATCTCGCTCGGCGGCCCGACCGGCTATGCGATGAGCCCCGCGCGCGACCTGTCGCCGCGCATCATGCACGCGCTGCTGCCGATCCCCGGCAAGCGCGACAGCGACTGGCGCTATGCATGGGTGCCGGTGATCGGCCCGCTGCTCGGCGGCGCCGCGGCCGCCGCACTGTATCTGCATCTGCACACGACGGTCTGA
- a CDS encoding NAD(P)/FAD-dependent oxidoreductase: protein MTNDRVMAIVGAGHAGGRAAQVLREHGWRGRIVLIGAEPHLPYERPPLSKGVLTGERSAAQCALRDRDAWRADAIEPIVATVERIDPAAREIRVSDGRAFAYDALLLATGARARRLAIPGADLDGVLALRTLDDAAALGARLVRDARIVLIGGGFIGLEVAASARQRGCRVTVLDAASRVLGRAVPDTIAARVHALHVRHGVAIRLNRAPVAIERTAGGALAVMLDDGDMLIADTVVVGIGIEPADELARDAGLAVDRGIVVDERLETSARGIYAAGDVAVFPGGRSARRVRQETWHGAETQARVAARNMLGAGEPYRDVRWFWSDQYDAQLQVVGEPALGERTVARVLDDDAEIRFHFDAQARLVAASGFGCASAWVKEMRVARMLVERAADVTPADVADTGVKLKSLLR, encoded by the coding sequence ATGACGAACGACCGCGTGATGGCGATCGTCGGCGCGGGCCACGCGGGCGGCCGTGCGGCGCAGGTGCTGCGCGAACACGGCTGGCGCGGGCGCATCGTGCTGATCGGTGCGGAACCGCATCTGCCCTACGAACGGCCGCCGCTGTCGAAAGGCGTGCTGACCGGCGAGCGCAGTGCCGCGCAATGCGCGCTGCGCGATCGCGACGCCTGGCGTGCGGACGCGATCGAGCCGATCGTCGCAACCGTCGAGCGGATCGATCCGGCGGCGCGCGAAATACGCGTGTCGGACGGCCGCGCGTTCGCGTACGACGCGCTGCTGCTGGCGACCGGCGCCCGCGCGCGGCGCCTCGCGATTCCCGGTGCCGATCTTGACGGCGTGCTCGCCTTGCGCACGCTCGACGACGCCGCGGCGCTCGGCGCGCGGCTCGTGCGCGATGCGCGCATCGTGCTGATCGGCGGCGGATTCATCGGGCTCGAAGTCGCGGCGTCGGCGCGCCAGCGCGGCTGTCGCGTGACCGTGCTCGACGCGGCGTCGCGCGTGCTCGGCCGCGCGGTGCCGGACACGATCGCGGCGCGCGTGCATGCGCTGCACGTTCGGCACGGCGTCGCGATCCGGCTCAATCGCGCGCCGGTCGCAATCGAGCGCACGGCGGGCGGCGCGCTCGCGGTCATGCTCGACGACGGCGACATGCTGATCGCCGATACGGTCGTCGTCGGGATCGGCATCGAGCCGGCGGACGAACTCGCCCGCGACGCGGGGCTCGCGGTCGATCGCGGGATCGTCGTCGACGAAAGGCTCGAGACGTCGGCGCGCGGCATTTACGCGGCCGGCGACGTCGCGGTGTTTCCTGGCGGCCGGTCGGCACGTCGCGTGCGGCAGGAGACGTGGCACGGCGCCGAGACGCAGGCGCGCGTCGCCGCGCGCAACATGCTGGGCGCCGGCGAACCGTATCGCGACGTGCGCTGGTTCTGGTCCGATCAGTACGACGCGCAACTGCAGGTCGTCGGCGAGCCCGCGCTCGGCGAGCGGACCGTCGCGCGCGTGCTCGACGACGACGCGGAAATCCGCTTCCATTTCGATGCGCAGGCGCGGCTCGTCGCGGCGAGCGGATTCGGCTGCGCGTCCGCGTGGGTGAAGGAGATGCGGGTCGCGAGGATGCTCGTCGAGCGCGCGGCGGACGTGACGCCGGCCGACGTCGCGGACACCGGCGTGAAGCTGAAATCGCTGCTGCGCTGA
- a CDS encoding HAD family hydrolase, with amino-acid sequence MLDHLICDCDGVLVDSEVIADRVLLDTLSATFPHLDFEAAAKTAFGQQTSRFLAGLEARFAIRMPENFLETIEHNIEVALAQSLAPIAGVRDALLKVTLPAAVVSNSRLARVRNSLKRASLTEIFGDRVFSSEQVARPKPYPDVYLYAAQTLGVAPERCIVVEDSVSGLNAARAAGMKTIAFVGASHIPDNYADVLRGMGMTRIMRDMRELPALVEAGMRGEFGDVQS; translated from the coding sequence ATGCTCGATCACCTCATCTGCGACTGCGACGGCGTGCTCGTCGACAGCGAAGTCATTGCCGACCGCGTGCTGCTCGACACGCTGTCCGCCACGTTTCCCCACCTCGATTTCGAAGCCGCCGCGAAAACCGCGTTCGGCCAGCAGACGTCGCGCTTCCTCGCCGGGCTCGAAGCGCGCTTCGCGATCCGGATGCCGGAGAACTTCCTCGAAACGATCGAGCACAACATCGAAGTCGCGCTCGCGCAATCGCTCGCGCCGATCGCGGGCGTCCGCGATGCGTTGCTGAAGGTCACGCTGCCGGCCGCGGTCGTGTCGAACAGCCGGCTCGCGCGCGTGCGCAATTCACTGAAGCGCGCGTCGCTCACCGAGATCTTCGGCGATCGCGTGTTCAGCTCCGAACAGGTCGCGCGGCCGAAACCGTACCCCGACGTGTATCTGTACGCGGCGCAGACGCTCGGCGTCGCGCCGGAGCGCTGCATCGTCGTCGAGGACAGCGTGTCGGGACTGAATGCCGCACGTGCGGCCGGGATGAAGACGATCGCGTTCGTCGGCGCGAGCCACATCCCCGACAATTACGCGGACGTGCTGCGCGGCATGGGCATGACGCGGATCATGCGCGACATGCGCGAGTTGCCGGCGCTCGTCGAGGCCGGGATGCGCGGCGAATTCGGCGACGTGCAGTCCTGA
- a CDS encoding fatty acid desaturase family protein, translating into MPANENRETRVTHTDDDLHRRPAAARRHAYRMIGGAGERARAAGLVNAEWYRCAVPRPLMKQLMQRSDARAIRDTLTWYASIVASGVLAWFAWRAHSAWAIPAFFLYGTLYCSPADSRWHECGHGTAFRTRWMNDVLYQVASFQVFRRATVWRWSHARHHTDTLVVGRDPEIAAPKPTDWLALALNVIALKHVASELRKMIAAAFTGRLDAEEQTYVPESEWPKVVREARIHLAIHALAIGAALYARTILPLLYVGLPSLYGAWLYLYFGLTQHAGMPENVLDHRRNCRTVMMNPVFRFLYWNMNYHVEHHMFPMVPFHALPKLHDAVKADMPPPYPSTLAAYAEIVPALIRQTRDPSHHVVRPVPDAARA; encoded by the coding sequence ATGCCGGCGAACGAGAATCGGGAGACACGCGTGACCCATACCGACGACGACCTGCACCGGCGCCCCGCGGCGGCACGCCGTCACGCATACCGCATGATCGGCGGCGCGGGCGAGCGCGCGCGTGCCGCCGGGCTGGTCAATGCCGAGTGGTACCGGTGCGCGGTGCCGCGGCCGCTGATGAAGCAGCTGATGCAGCGCAGCGATGCACGCGCGATACGCGACACGCTGACCTGGTACGCGTCGATCGTCGCGAGCGGCGTGCTCGCATGGTTCGCGTGGCGCGCGCATTCGGCGTGGGCGATTCCGGCGTTCTTCCTGTACGGCACGCTCTACTGCAGCCCGGCCGATTCGCGCTGGCACGAGTGCGGGCATGGCACCGCATTTCGCACGCGCTGGATGAACGACGTGCTCTATCAGGTCGCGTCGTTCCAGGTATTTCGCCGCGCAACCGTGTGGCGCTGGAGCCATGCACGCCATCACACGGACACGCTCGTCGTCGGCCGCGACCCGGAAATCGCCGCACCGAAGCCGACCGACTGGCTCGCGCTCGCGCTGAACGTGATCGCGCTCAAGCATGTCGCGAGCGAGCTGCGCAAGATGATCGCGGCCGCGTTCACGGGCCGGCTCGACGCTGAGGAGCAGACCTACGTGCCCGAATCGGAATGGCCGAAGGTCGTGCGCGAGGCGCGCATCCACCTCGCGATCCATGCGCTCGCGATCGGCGCGGCGCTGTATGCGCGAACGATCCTGCCGCTGCTGTATGTCGGCTTGCCGAGCCTGTACGGCGCGTGGCTGTACCTCTACTTCGGGCTCACGCAGCACGCGGGCATGCCCGAGAACGTGCTCGATCATCGGCGCAACTGCCGGACCGTGATGATGAATCCGGTGTTCCGCTTTCTGTACTGGAACATGAACTACCACGTCGAACATCACATGTTTCCGATGGTGCCGTTCCACGCGCTGCCGAAGCTGCACGACGCCGTGAAGGCCGACATGCCGCCGCCGTATCCGAGCACGCTCGCGGCCTACGCGGAGATCGTGCCGGCGCTGATCCGGCAGACGCGCGATCCGTCCCATCACGTCGTGCGGCCGGTGCCCGATGCGGCGCGCGCATGA
- a CDS encoding xylose isomerase, giving the protein MADTILIGVNLDGVLEHDGLPPPTPAERFRMIADARVFDYVEKNPVSGEDLTPYFALVERHALPIRVIGGIWRAGRDDAHVAEIVDAGARFGSTVLNCQLHAHHADGHPLSDREVADFYLRTYERGERVGCLPCLEVHVDMWSERFMRIARVARHVEQAGVPFRLTLDHSHLLFKIGNRAELDASGLHGTAERMRERLDPASPSAVYTEWIARGWVRHAHARSVIPNNPDNRSMRRADGRPGRGIQYPFVAPAPGTYHDAWHAGALDTWKAALRALLQSQVHARPVQVEQISCEFIPFPDYGGGARYSIFDNNVACAQWLRDTWHALAATPDDTHGDAAAHDVTRFAHASVRHQRTAR; this is encoded by the coding sequence ATGGCTGACACGATCCTCATCGGCGTGAATCTCGACGGCGTGCTCGAGCACGACGGCTTGCCGCCGCCGACGCCGGCCGAGCGGTTCCGGATGATCGCCGACGCGCGCGTGTTCGACTACGTCGAGAAGAACCCGGTGAGCGGCGAAGATCTGACGCCGTACTTCGCGCTCGTCGAGCGCCATGCGCTGCCGATTCGCGTGATCGGCGGCATCTGGCGCGCGGGCCGCGACGATGCGCACGTGGCCGAAATCGTCGATGCGGGCGCGCGCTTCGGCAGCACGGTGCTCAACTGCCAGCTGCATGCTCATCACGCCGACGGCCATCCGCTGTCGGACCGCGAAGTCGCCGACTTCTACCTGCGCACGTACGAACGCGGCGAGCGCGTCGGCTGCCTGCCGTGCCTCGAAGTGCACGTCGACATGTGGAGCGAACGCTTCATGCGGATCGCACGCGTCGCGCGGCACGTCGAGCAGGCCGGCGTGCCGTTCCGGCTCACGCTCGACCATTCGCACCTGCTGTTCAAGATCGGCAATCGCGCGGAACTCGACGCATCGGGATTGCACGGCACGGCCGAGCGCATGCGCGAGAGGCTGGACCCCGCGTCGCCGTCGGCCGTCTACACCGAATGGATCGCGCGCGGCTGGGTCCGGCATGCGCATGCGCGCAGCGTGATCCCGAACAATCCGGACAACCGCTCGATGCGCCGTGCGGACGGCCGGCCGGGACGCGGCATCCAGTATCCGTTCGTCGCACCCGCGCCCGGCACCTATCACGATGCCTGGCATGCGGGTGCGCTCGACACGTGGAAGGCCGCGCTACGCGCGCTGCTGCAGTCGCAGGTGCACGCACGGCCTGTGCAGGTCGAGCAGATCAGCTGCGAATTCATTCCGTTTCCCGACTACGGCGGCGGCGCGCGCTACTCGATCTTCGACAACAACGTCGCGTGCGCGCAGTGGCTGCGCGACACATGGCACGCACTCGCCGCGACGCCGGACGATACGCACGGCGATGCGGCCGCGCACGACGTCACCCGTTTCGCTCACGCTTCCGTTCGACACCAGAGGACCGCACGATGA
- a CDS encoding non-heme iron oxygenase ferredoxin subunit, with amino-acid sequence MTQWIDAVGFDDIDDEDVVRFDHDGRTYAIYRIDGHVYASDGMCTHERVHLADGLVIDHVIECPKHNGRFDVRDGRALSAPACERLRTYRARIEDGRVLIEV; translated from the coding sequence ATGACGCAATGGATCGACGCCGTCGGCTTCGACGACATCGACGACGAGGACGTCGTGCGCTTCGACCATGACGGCCGCACGTACGCGATCTACCGGATCGACGGACACGTGTACGCGAGCGACGGGATGTGCACGCACGAACGCGTGCATCTCGCGGACGGCCTCGTGATCGACCACGTGATCGAATGTCCGAAGCACAACGGCCGCTTCGACGTGCGCGACGGCCGCGCATTGTCGGCACCCGCATGCGAGCGCTTGCGCACGTATCGCGCGCGGATCGAGGACGGCCGTGTGCTGATCGAGGTATGA
- the ribB gene encoding 3,4-dihydroxy-2-butanone-4-phosphate synthase, whose product MSLMSLSSAPADAFADLPLLDAEPVPPRIAAALDALRAGRAVVLQDDHDRENEADLIVAAERITPETMALLIRECSGIVCLCLTDEKVRALELPPMVQTNESRNGTAFTVSIEAREGVHTGVSAADRVTTIRAAIADDAKPHDIVRPGHVFPLRAQPGGVLARRGHTEGTVDLAILAGLKPAGVLCELMNPDGTMTRGDDVERFAKQHGLPMLTIAELVEFRSALAAARERCCEPA is encoded by the coding sequence ATGTCCTTGATGTCCCTTTCGTCGGCACCGGCCGACGCCTTTGCCGATCTCCCGTTGCTGGATGCCGAACCGGTGCCGCCGCGCATCGCCGCCGCGCTCGACGCGTTGCGCGCAGGCCGCGCCGTCGTGCTGCAGGACGACCACGACCGCGAGAACGAGGCCGATCTGATCGTCGCGGCCGAGCGCATCACACCCGAAACGATGGCGCTGTTGATCCGCGAATGCAGCGGGATCGTCTGCCTTTGCCTGACCGACGAGAAGGTGCGCGCGCTCGAGCTGCCGCCGATGGTGCAGACCAACGAGAGCCGCAACGGCACGGCCTTTACCGTATCGATCGAGGCGCGCGAAGGCGTGCATACGGGCGTGTCGGCCGCCGATCGTGTGACGACGATCCGCGCCGCGATCGCCGACGACGCCAAGCCGCACGACATCGTGCGGCCCGGCCACGTCTTTCCGTTGCGCGCGCAACCGGGCGGCGTGCTCGCGCGCCGCGGCCATACCGAAGGGACCGTCGACCTCGCGATCCTCGCGGGGCTGAAGCCGGCCGGCGTGCTCTGCGAGCTGATGAATCCGGACGGCACGATGACGCGCGGCGACGACGTCGAGCGCTTCGCCAAGCAGCATGGATTGCCGATGCTGACCATCGCGGAACTCGTCGAATTCCGGTCGGCGCTCGCAGCGGCACGCGAACGCTGCTGCGAACCGGCCTGA
- a CDS encoding TIM barrel protein: MTQAFHFSLNRICAPHIPFDRYVALCRQLGIDAIEIRNDLDGAELADGTPAAAIRATAEAAGVTILTINALQRFDQWNAARADEATLLADYAAQCGARALVLCPTNSRDDARDAETRHADLVNALRALKPILEARGLLGFIEPLGFEECALRRKSDAVKAIYAAAGEPVFRLVHDTFHHHLAGEPIFFPNLTGLVHLSGVEDDDLPVERMRDGHRVLVGRADRLGNVRQVRELLARGYRGALSFEPFATEIAQAHDIAARLRASIDYVQGELERR; the protein is encoded by the coding sequence ATGACGCAAGCCTTCCATTTCTCGCTGAACCGGATCTGCGCGCCGCACATCCCGTTCGATCGCTATGTCGCGCTGTGCCGGCAGCTCGGCATCGACGCGATCGAGATCCGCAACGATCTCGACGGCGCGGAGCTCGCCGACGGCACGCCGGCCGCCGCGATCCGTGCGACGGCCGAAGCCGCCGGCGTGACGATCCTGACGATCAATGCGCTGCAGCGCTTCGACCAGTGGAACGCAGCGCGCGCGGACGAAGCGACGCTGCTCGCCGACTACGCCGCGCAATGCGGCGCACGCGCACTGGTGCTGTGTCCGACCAACAGCCGCGACGATGCGCGCGATGCCGAGACGCGACATGCCGATCTCGTGAACGCGCTGCGCGCATTGAAGCCGATCCTCGAAGCGCGCGGGCTGCTCGGCTTCATCGAGCCGCTCGGCTTCGAAGAATGCGCGCTGCGCCGCAAGTCGGACGCGGTCAAGGCGATCTACGCGGCGGCCGGAGAACCGGTGTTCCGTCTCGTGCACGACACGTTCCATCATCACCTCGCCGGCGAACCGATCTTCTTCCCGAATCTGACGGGACTCGTTCATCTGTCGGGCGTCGAGGACGACGACCTGCCGGTCGAGCGGATGCGCGACGGCCATCGTGTGCTCGTCGGCCGCGCGGACCGGCTCGGCAACGTGCGGCAAGTGCGCGAGCTGCTTGCGCGCGGCTATCGCGGCGCGCTGTCGTTCGAGCCGTTCGCCACCGAGATCGCGCAGGCGCACGACATCGCCGCGCGGCTGCGTGCGAGCATCGACTACGTGCAGGGCGAACTCGAGCGCCGCTGA
- the glpK gene encoding glycerol kinase GlpK yields MQDQYILALDQGTTSSRAMLFDRQGNIVSIAQKEFEQIYPQPGWVEHDPQEIWSTQAGVAAEAVTRTGLNGTSIAAIGITNQRETTIVWDRETGQPVYNAIVWQDRRTADFCDSLKKQGLEAKVRAKTGLPIDSYFSATKIRWILDNVPGARDKARQGKLAFGTVDSWLVWNFTKHELHVTDVTNASRTMLFNIHTRQWDDELLELLDIPRSMLPEVKASSEIYGHTKTTVFASKIPLAGIAGDQHAALFGQMCTTSGMVKNTYGTGCFLMMNTGDKPIESKNNLVTTIAWQIGDDVQYALEGSIFIAGAVVQWLRDGLGIIKTAAEIEALAASVPHSDGVYLVPAFAGLGAPHWNARARGSLFGVTRGTRDAHLARAALDAIAYQSLDVLAAMEADSGISIGELRVDGGASANNLLMQFQADLLGVDAVRPQITETTALGAAYLAGLAIGYWKNLDEVRSQWQLDRRFAPSMPKQQVERCMAGWQRAVRAAKAWADDAQ; encoded by the coding sequence ATGCAGGACCAGTACATCCTCGCGCTCGACCAGGGCACGACGAGCTCCCGCGCGATGCTGTTCGATCGGCAGGGCAATATCGTGTCGATCGCGCAGAAAGAGTTCGAACAAATCTACCCGCAGCCCGGCTGGGTCGAGCACGACCCGCAGGAAATCTGGTCGACGCAGGCGGGCGTCGCCGCCGAAGCCGTCACGCGCACCGGCCTGAACGGCACGTCGATCGCCGCGATCGGCATCACGAACCAGCGCGAGACGACGATCGTCTGGGATCGCGAAACGGGCCAGCCCGTCTACAACGCGATCGTCTGGCAGGACCGCCGCACCGCCGACTTCTGCGATTCGCTGAAAAAGCAGGGGCTCGAAGCGAAGGTGCGCGCGAAAACGGGCCTGCCGATCGACTCGTACTTCTCCGCGACGAAGATCCGCTGGATCCTCGACAACGTGCCGGGCGCGCGCGACAAGGCGCGTCAGGGCAAGCTCGCGTTCGGCACGGTCGACAGCTGGCTCGTGTGGAACTTCACGAAGCACGAGCTGCACGTGACCGACGTGACGAATGCGTCGCGCACGATGCTGTTCAACATCCATACGCGCCAGTGGGACGACGAGTTGCTCGAACTGCTCGACATCCCGCGCAGCATGCTGCCGGAAGTGAAGGCGTCGTCGGAGATCTACGGCCATACGAAAACCACCGTGTTCGCGTCGAAGATTCCGCTCGCGGGCATCGCGGGCGACCAGCACGCGGCGCTGTTCGGCCAGATGTGCACGACGTCCGGGATGGTGAAGAACACGTACGGCACCGGCTGCTTCCTGATGATGAATACCGGCGACAAGCCGATCGAGTCGAAGAACAACCTCGTGACGACGATCGCCTGGCAGATCGGCGACGACGTGCAGTACGCGCTCGAAGGCAGCATCTTCATCGCGGGCGCGGTCGTGCAGTGGCTGCGCGACGGCCTCGGCATCATCAAGACGGCCGCCGAGATCGAAGCGCTCGCCGCGAGCGTGCCGCACAGCGACGGCGTCTATCTGGTGCCCGCGTTCGCCGGCCTCGGCGCGCCGCACTGGAACGCGCGCGCACGCGGCTCGCTGTTCGGCGTCACGCGCGGCACGCGCGACGCGCATCTCGCGCGCGCGGCGCTCGATGCGATCGCGTATCAATCGCTCGACGTGCTGGCCGCGATGGAAGCCGATTCGGGCATCAGCATCGGCGAGCTGCGCGTCGACGGCGGCGCGAGCGCGAACAACCTGCTGATGCAGTTCCAGGCCGACCTGCTCGGCGTCGATGCGGTGCGTCCGCAGATCACCGAAACGACGGCACTCGGCGCCGCGTATCTCGCGGGCCTCGCGATCGGCTACTGGAAGAATCTCGACGAAGTGCGCAGCCAGTGGCAGCTCGATCGCCGCTTCGCACCGTCGATGCCCAAGCAGCAGGTCGAGCGCTGCATGGCCGGCTGGCAGCGCGCGGTGCGTGCTGCAAAGGCCTGGGCCGACGACGCACAGTAA